The Pelagibacterium halotolerans B2 genome has a segment encoding these proteins:
- a CDS encoding ABC transporter permease — translation MAFILRRLGFYIVAFFVAATINFMLPRLMPGNPIDIMFAQAQTTIPPEARAALIETFGFATGPLHEQYFAYLKSVFTGDLGYSIRFFPQTVNERLGYALPWTLLLAGCATVLAFAFGTLMGIFAAWKRGGPLDAVITPASLALQAIPPVVIAIVALFVFGVALRWLPTGYAFNPSLDPGFTWTYISSVFVHALMPVISLMIVFVGGYLVTMRNNMIGQLGEDHVIMGLAKGLSERRVKFNYAARNALLPSVTSLGLTLGAILGGSLVTEVVFNYPGLGQTLYIGIVTRDYPLIQGQLLIMTLAILTANLIVDLAYVLLDPRLRRA, via the coding sequence ATGGCCTTCATCCTGCGCCGTCTGGGCTTTTACATCGTGGCGTTCTTCGTCGCCGCCACGATCAATTTCATGCTGCCGCGACTGATGCCGGGCAATCCCATCGACATCATGTTCGCCCAGGCGCAAACGACAATTCCCCCCGAAGCGCGGGCCGCGCTGATCGAAACCTTCGGGTTCGCGACAGGCCCGCTGCATGAGCAGTATTTCGCCTATCTCAAATCGGTCTTTACCGGAGATCTGGGCTATTCGATCCGCTTTTTTCCCCAGACCGTCAACGAACGGCTTGGCTATGCGCTGCCCTGGACGCTGCTGCTGGCCGGGTGCGCGACGGTTCTCGCCTTTGCCTTTGGCACACTGATGGGCATTTTTGCCGCCTGGAAGCGCGGTGGGCCTCTCGATGCGGTCATCACCCCCGCTTCGCTGGCGCTGCAAGCCATCCCGCCCGTGGTGATCGCCATTGTCGCTCTGTTTGTCTTCGGGGTGGCTCTGCGCTGGCTGCCGACCGGATACGCCTTTAACCCCAGTCTCGATCCGGGGTTCACCTGGACCTATATCAGCTCGGTCTTTGTCCACGCGCTGATGCCGGTCATTTCGCTGATGATCGTTTTCGTGGGCGGGTATCTCGTCACCATGCGCAACAACATGATCGGGCAATTGGGCGAGGACCATGTGATCATGGGGCTCGCCAAGGGGCTGTCCGAACGCCGGGTGAAATTCAATTACGCCGCCCGCAACGCGCTTTTGCCCTCGGTCACCTCCCTGGGGCTGACGCTGGGCGCCATCCTTGGCGGGTCGCTGGTCACCGAGGTGGTGTTCAACTATCCCGGCCTGGGCCAGACGCTCTATATCGGCATCGTCACCCGCGATTATCCGCTGATCCAGGGCCAGTTGCTCATCATGACGCTGGCCATCCTCACCGCCAACCTCATCGTCGATCTGGCCTATGTGCTGCTCGACCCGCGGCTGCGGAGGGCCTGA
- a CDS encoding ABC transporter substrate-binding protein encodes MTTNFFKGALLASVLVLPAGMAQAQDDDRAILTIVPQQLTAWVENYNPFNTTTVLPTVIDFMYEPLVIFNALQGGTPEYRLAESYEYSDDLLTLTFTLREGLTWSDGMPLTANDVAFTFDLMKEYPALDARAVWPKLESVTAVDERTVEIRMNEIDAGLIYQLVQVYPVPEHIWAEVGDPVTYSNNTTVGSGPLTEIERFTPQEYIQCANPNYWDAESLHVDCVRLPQLANNDQVLTAAANGELDWFGSFLPDIERTYVGTDPDNHGYWFPAGSPVYFSLNMETDEPGLDEAFNDVAFRRAFSMAMDRQAMVDIAGYGYPTVNDYPSGLGRAYHSWNNPEVEAEYGAYTQFDIEGARALLEEAGYADADGDGFIDSPSGEPIAFSIIVPNGWTDWVNTVQLAVEGLNELGINASMQTPESPAWTDQLIAGDYQAAINSVTTGVTPHYFMDQSLHSRHIGQSRFQSSRYSNPELDAALDAFNGTTDEAEQTELMNEIQMLIAEDMPLINVFNNPLWYEYNTARFTGFFNADNPVARPVVYSGVPERLLHLLALRPVED; translated from the coding sequence ATGACCACCAATTTCTTCAAAGGCGCGCTGCTCGCCAGCGTTCTGGTCCTGCCCGCAGGCATGGCCCAGGCGCAGGACGACGATCGCGCCATCCTCACCATCGTGCCTCAGCAATTGACTGCGTGGGTCGAGAACTACAACCCGTTCAACACCACCACCGTTCTGCCCACGGTCATCGATTTCATGTATGAGCCGCTGGTGATCTTCAACGCCCTGCAGGGCGGAACGCCCGAATACCGGCTGGCGGAATCGTATGAATATTCCGACGATCTTCTGACCCTCACCTTCACGCTGCGCGAAGGGCTGACCTGGTCGGACGGCATGCCGCTCACGGCAAACGATGTGGCCTTCACCTTCGATCTCATGAAGGAGTATCCCGCTCTCGACGCCCGCGCCGTGTGGCCCAAGCTCGAAAGCGTCACCGCCGTCGACGAGCGCACCGTCGAAATCAGGATGAACGAGATCGATGCGGGGCTGATCTACCAGCTCGTGCAGGTCTATCCGGTGCCCGAGCACATCTGGGCCGAAGTGGGCGATCCGGTGACCTATTCGAACAACACCACTGTGGGTTCGGGCCCGCTCACCGAAATCGAGCGCTTCACGCCGCAGGAATACATCCAGTGCGCCAACCCCAATTACTGGGACGCGGAAAGCCTGCATGTCGATTGTGTCCGCCTGCCCCAACTCGCCAACAACGATCAGGTTCTGACCGCCGCCGCCAATGGCGAGCTCGACTGGTTCGGCTCGTTCCTGCCCGATATCGAGCGCACCTATGTGGGCACCGATCCGGACAATCACGGCTACTGGTTCCCCGCCGGCTCGCCGGTCTATTTCTCGCTCAACATGGAAACCGACGAACCCGGCCTCGATGAAGCGTTCAACGACGTCGCGTTCCGCCGCGCCTTCTCGATGGCCATGGACCGCCAGGCCATGGTCGATATCGCCGGTTATGGTTATCCGACGGTGAACGATTATCCCTCGGGCCTTGGCCGGGCGTATCACTCCTGGAACAATCCTGAAGTCGAAGCCGAATACGGGGCGTACACCCAGTTCGATATCGAGGGCGCCCGCGCGCTGCTCGAAGAGGCCGGGTATGCGGACGCCGATGGCGACGGGTTCATCGACAGCCCGAGCGGCGAGCCGATCGCGTTTTCGATCATCGTTCCCAACGGGTGGACCGATTGGGTCAACACCGTTCAGCTTGCCGTCGAGGGCCTGAACGAACTTGGCATCAACGCTTCCATGCAGACGCCGGAAAGCCCGGCCTGGACCGACCAATTGATCGCCGGCGACTATCAGGCGGCCATCAACTCGGTGACCACCGGGGTGACCCCGCACTACTTCATGGACCAGTCGCTACATTCGCGGCACATCGGCCAGAGCCGCTTCCAGTCGTCGCGCTATTCCAATCCCGAACTCGACGCGGCGCTCGATGCGTTCAACGGGACGACGGATGAAGCCGAGCAGACCGAACTGATGAACGAAATCCAGATGCTGATCGCAGAGGACATGCCGCTCATCAACGTGTTCAACAATCCGCTCTGGTACGAATACAACACGGCGCGGTTCACCGGGTTCTTCAACGCCGACAACCCCGTCGCGCGGCCGGTGGTCTATTCGGGCGTGCCCGAGCGCCTGCTGCATCTTCTGGCCCTGCGGCCGGTCGAAGACTGA
- a CDS encoding hybrid sensor histidine kinase/response regulator, translated as MGAFGLAPKGFRGRLFAILIAITTIPLVLTATVFFSILNANVEEETFARLAFVRDAKRSELDQYLTFAFRQADSLTKSNAVRYSIGDFYGFSYAFRQIDPDPEQARDVLRTIFGINGAAPAGNGAFLPDTDAMVSNALEYANAHQRFHEEYSSFIRSAEFDNLYLVNTDGRVVYSVEKDAYLGGDLDGELADSTLGQLAAATLAGTDPIRVSDFALDPQTGTFGAYVAVRVEFYQRPRGVAIFRLPASGVGSIVQSQEEETGNFYMIAGNGRLVSAPSGYDLAIGEIVPAPETDQPAISTALVGEGLSGGRALAAWGPVNFGDTQWALVAEVPTSTAFANSEALTRFVLMIAAIALPILFWVAYMLSRTMTAPLQKLTDVAESIAAGDLERTMPSVERPTELGRLAESFKRMRDAIRAQLSLIGQKNVELERHVKLIEEKNAALEEADRLKDTFVANTSHELRTPLNGIIGISETLSAGAVGELTPPQRSQLDLISFSARRLSRLVDDLIDIYRIRQGRMRLDIHPVHVATSIRNVMQLAEPLLRGEPVTLEVDIPETIPYVMADPVRFEQVLYNLLGNAIKYTDQGSISITAWRAGDTVAVAVTDTGVGIAPDSLERIFQPLERGESPEMIAKPGGAGLGLTIARQLASAMHGKLAAQSDLGKGSRFVLEVPVAETEATEAEILTYGERSDGLRETMGMLLADTAEMNAANANEAPVILVVDDEPINIQVLRNVLAPQGYIVRAAENGMDALASIENHKPDLVVLDVMMPQMGGLEVAKRLRDRYGLLDLPIIMVTARSRTRDVIAGFEHGANDYVVKPFVKDELLARIATLLEAGRARGTARENIELKSEIERRVQVEDALRLSQQRMARLLDTLEAGLLGVSETGRITYANQAAAVLAGRVIDPGKTLLSDLLTPTMVDAMTRTIADEGRVALDEVPMGRSGNPVLLNAFEIDADAGGGFALVITPDTAETRQQTDHLVRSVQGVLDTVGPVLIEQQAAPATPATPDAAPLPGKEIYRETIVAVMTQSIALWRRAKGGSKIDFAEKSGVWRVNLDRSSLQARTLDKYLLIETLPANPRWRDVIQTAEFVLSDIETQIGQNEELTAQYENLRTLAQTLRDLVREHILPKPRVETETAGVQDA; from the coding sequence ATGGGCGCGTTTGGGCTGGCACCGAAGGGCTTTCGCGGCCGCCTGTTCGCGATCCTTATCGCCATCACCACCATTCCGCTGGTCCTGACCGCGACGGTGTTCTTTTCCATCCTCAACGCCAATGTCGAGGAGGAAACCTTTGCCCGTCTCGCCTTCGTTCGCGACGCCAAGCGCTCCGAACTCGACCAGTATCTCACCTTCGCCTTCCGGCAGGCCGATTCCCTGACCAAATCGAACGCCGTCCGTTATTCGATCGGCGATTTCTATGGCTTTTCCTACGCCTTCCGCCAGATCGATCCCGATCCCGAACAGGCCCGCGACGTTCTGCGAACCATTTTCGGCATTAACGGTGCGGCCCCGGCGGGCAATGGAGCGTTTTTGCCCGATACCGACGCGATGGTCTCCAACGCGCTCGAATACGCCAACGCCCACCAGCGCTTCCACGAGGAATATTCGAGCTTCATCCGCTCGGCCGAATTCGACAATCTCTATCTGGTCAACACCGATGGGCGCGTCGTCTATTCGGTCGAAAAGGACGCCTATCTCGGCGGTGACCTCGATGGCGAACTGGCAGACAGCACCCTGGGACAACTGGCCGCCGCAACCCTTGCCGGCACCGATCCGATCCGGGTCTCAGATTTTGCGCTCGACCCCCAGACCGGGACGTTCGGCGCCTATGTCGCGGTGCGCGTGGAATTCTATCAACGCCCGCGCGGCGTCGCCATCTTCCGCCTGCCCGCAAGCGGGGTCGGGTCCATCGTCCAGTCCCAGGAAGAGGAAACAGGCAATTTCTACATGATCGCCGGCAATGGCCGGCTGGTTTCCGCGCCCTCGGGCTATGACCTTGCTATCGGGGAAATCGTCCCGGCGCCCGAAACCGATCAGCCCGCCATCTCCACCGCCCTGGTCGGAGAGGGCCTCTCGGGCGGACGCGCTTTGGCGGCGTGGGGGCCGGTCAATTTCGGCGACACCCAATGGGCGCTGGTCGCCGAAGTGCCCACGAGCACGGCCTTTGCCAATTCCGAAGCGCTGACACGCTTTGTGCTGATGATCGCCGCCATCGCCCTGCCCATCCTGTTCTGGGTGGCCTATATGCTCTCGCGCACCATGACCGCGCCGCTGCAAAAGCTGACAGACGTGGCAGAATCGATTGCCGCGGGCGATCTGGAACGGACGATGCCCAGCGTCGAACGGCCAACCGAATTGGGCCGCCTCGCCGAGAGCTTCAAGCGCATGCGCGACGCCATCCGCGCCCAGCTATCCCTGATCGGGCAAAAGAACGTCGAACTCGAACGTCACGTCAAACTGATCGAGGAAAAAAACGCTGCGCTCGAAGAGGCCGACCGGCTGAAAGACACGTTCGTCGCCAACACGAGCCACGAATTGCGCACCCCATTGAACGGCATCATCGGCATTTCCGAAACGCTCTCGGCCGGCGCGGTTGGCGAATTGACCCCGCCCCAGCGCAGCCAGCTCGACCTCATCAGCTTTTCGGCCCGCCGCCTGTCTCGGCTTGTCGACGATCTCATCGACATCTACCGCATTCGTCAGGGCCGCATGCGCCTCGACATCCACCCGGTCCATGTGGCGACCTCGATCCGCAACGTCATGCAGCTTGCCGAACCGCTGCTGCGGGGCGAGCCGGTGACGCTCGAGGTCGATATTCCCGAGACCATCCCCTATGTGATGGCCGATCCGGTGCGCTTCGAGCAGGTGCTCTATAATCTGCTGGGCAACGCCATCAAATACACCGACCAGGGGTCGATCTCGATCACCGCATGGCGGGCCGGAGACACCGTTGCCGTGGCCGTCACCGATACCGGTGTCGGCATTGCGCCCGACAGTCTCGAGCGCATTTTCCAGCCGCTCGAACGCGGCGAAAGCCCCGAAATGATCGCCAAGCCCGGCGGCGCGGGACTGGGCCTGACCATCGCCCGCCAACTGGCCAGCGCCATGCACGGCAAGCTGGCCGCGCAATCGGACCTCGGCAAAGGTTCGCGCTTCGTCCTTGAGGTCCCGGTCGCCGAAACCGAAGCCACAGAAGCGGAAATCCTCACCTATGGCGAGCGCAGCGATGGCTTGCGCGAAACCATGGGCATGCTGCTCGCCGACACCGCCGAAATGAACGCCGCCAATGCAAACGAGGCCCCGGTGATCCTCGTTGTCGACGACGAACCGATCAACATCCAGGTGTTGCGCAACGTGCTGGCGCCCCAGGGCTATATCGTGCGCGCCGCCGAAAACGGCATGGACGCCTTGGCATCGATTGAAAACCACAAGCCCGACCTCGTGGTGCTCGACGTGATGATGCCGCAGATGGGCGGGCTCGAAGTCGCCAAACGCCTGCGCGATCGCTATGGGCTGCTCGATCTGCCCATCATCATGGTCACCGCCCGCTCGCGCACGCGCGACGTGATCGCCGGGTTCGAGCACGGCGCCAACGATTATGTGGTCAAACCTTTCGTCAAGGACGAGTTGCTGGCCCGCATCGCAACGCTGCTCGAAGCGGGCCGCGCCCGTGGCACGGCGCGTGAAAACATCGAACTGAAATCGGAAATCGAGCGCCGCGTGCAGGTCGAGGACGCCCTGCGGCTCTCCCAGCAGCGCATGGCACGGCTGCTCGATACGCTCGAAGCGGGCCTGCTGGGGGTCAGCGAAACCGGCCGCATCACCTATGCCAACCAGGCCGCCGCCGTGCTTGCCGGCCGTGTCATCGACCCCGGCAAGACGCTGCTGAGCGATCTTTTGACCCCCACAATGGTCGACGCCATGACCCGCACCATTGCCGATGAAGGCCGCGTGGCGCTCGACGAGGTGCCCATGGGGCGCTCGGGCAATCCGGTGCTGCTCAACGCTTTCGAGATCGACGCCGATGCGGGGGGCGGGTTTGCGCTTGTCATCACCCCCGATACGGCCGAAACCCGCCAGCAGACCGACCATCTGGTGCGCTCGGTGCAGGGCGTGCTCGATACCGTCGGGCCGGTGCTGATCGAACAGCAGGCAGCACCCGCAACCCCCGCAACACCGGACGCCGCGCCGCTTCCGGGCAAGGAGATTTATCGCGAAACCATAGTGGCGGTGATGACCCAATCGATTGCCCTCTGGCGCCGCGCCAAGGGCGGCTCGAAGATCGACTTCGCTGAAAAGAGCGGCGTCTGGCGCGTCAATCTCGACCGCTCCTCGCTGCAGGCGAGAACGCTCGACAAATATCTGCTGATCGAAACCCTTCCCGCCAATCCGCGCTGGCGCGACGTGATCCAGACCGCCGAGTTTGTCCTGTCCGATATCGAAACCCAGATCGGCCAGAACGAAGAGCTCACCGCCCAATATGAAAACCTGCGCACCCTTGCCCAGACGCTACGCGACCTGGTGCGCGAACACATCCTCCCCAAGCCCCGGGTAGAAACCGAAACCGCAGGCGTCCAGGACGCCTGA